A region of Geobacillus sp. 46C-IIa DNA encodes the following proteins:
- a CDS encoding MATE family efflux transporter, which produces MAMTAPAAGKWRRLFALFLPIFVSQAGQYMMNFTDVAMSGHASAEDLAGVAIGSSLWVPVFTGVGGILLALPPIVSHHSGAGRHEDIARTVIQALYLSVAIALALVLAGAVAVPFILEQMQLEESVRYIASHYLLALSLGIIPLFLYAVLRYSIDALGQTKVTMWITLTALPINMLFNWLFIYGHGGFPRLGGIGTGYATAITYTYCFVSAALVAAKFRRFAPYRAFARFYRPSWAAWKELLKTGVPIGSAIFFETSIFAAVTLLVGRFGGETVAAHQSALNFASLLYMIPLSLSMALTIAVGFEAGAKRYEDAKQFCRIGIAIALAVAAAAALFLYAFRGHVARLYTNDPTVAALTGKFLLYAIFFQFSDAIAAPIQGALRGYKDVNAVFWAALLAYWGIGLPVGCALALLTAAGAFGYWIGLITGLAAGALFLSFRLRAIWRRHGSRRTPLAS; this is translated from the coding sequence ATGGCAATGACCGCTCCAGCCGCCGGAAAATGGCGACGTCTATTCGCTTTGTTTCTCCCTATTTTTGTTTCGCAAGCCGGCCAATATATGATGAATTTTACTGACGTCGCGATGTCCGGCCACGCGAGTGCCGAAGATCTGGCCGGGGTGGCGATTGGCTCCAGCCTATGGGTGCCGGTGTTCACCGGGGTCGGCGGCATTTTGCTCGCCCTGCCGCCAATCGTCTCCCACCATTCCGGCGCCGGACGGCACGAAGACATTGCCCGCACTGTCATCCAAGCGCTTTATTTGTCCGTCGCAATCGCACTCGCCCTCGTCCTGGCCGGCGCGGTCGCCGTGCCGTTCATTTTGGAACAGATGCAGCTTGAAGAAAGCGTCCGGTACATCGCCTCTCATTATTTGCTGGCGTTGTCGCTCGGAATCATCCCGCTGTTCCTTTATGCCGTGCTTCGCTATTCGATCGATGCGCTTGGGCAGACGAAAGTGACGATGTGGATTACGCTCACCGCCTTGCCGATCAACATGCTGTTCAACTGGCTGTTTATTTACGGACACGGCGGATTTCCGCGCCTTGGCGGCATCGGCACCGGCTATGCGACCGCAATCACGTATACGTACTGCTTTGTGTCCGCCGCCTTGGTCGCTGCCAAATTTCGCCGCTTTGCCCCATATCGTGCGTTCGCGCGTTTTTATCGCCCTTCATGGGCCGCATGGAAAGAGCTGCTCAAAACAGGGGTGCCGATCGGGTCGGCCATCTTTTTTGAAACGAGCATTTTTGCCGCTGTAACGCTGCTTGTCGGCCGATTTGGCGGCGAAACAGTCGCCGCCCATCAGAGCGCCCTTAACTTCGCTTCGCTGTTGTATATGATTCCGCTCAGTTTGTCAATGGCGCTGACGATCGCGGTCGGTTTCGAGGCGGGGGCCAAACGGTATGAAGACGCGAAACAGTTTTGCCGAATCGGCATTGCCATCGCCTTGGCCGTCGCTGCGGCTGCCGCTCTGTTTCTTTACGCCTTCCGCGGCCATGTCGCCCGGCTGTACACGAACGATCCCACTGTGGCGGCGCTGACCGGAAAGTTTTTGCTGTATGCGATCTTCTTCCAGTTTTCCGATGCCATCGCCGCTCCCATTCAAGGGGCGCTGCGCGGCTATAAAGATGTCAACGCCGTGTTTTGGGCCGCCCTTCTCGCCTACTGGGGCATCGGACTTCCCGTCGGCTGTGCGCTCGCTCTGCTGACCGCCGCCGGGGCGTTCGGCTATTGGATCGGACTCATCACCGGGCTGGCGGCTGGAGCGCTTTTCCTCAGTTTTCGCCTGCGGGCCATCTGGCGCCGCCACGGAAGCCGGCGCACGCCGCTCGCCTCGTAA
- a CDS encoding DUF1028 domain-containing protein has translation MKRIPKDVVATFSIVAFDPATGELGIAVQSKFLGVGAVVPWAKAGVGAVATQSYANTSYGSRGLEWMAEGKTAQETLERLIADDSERDLRQVGIVDAKGRAATFTGKKCYPWAGGITGPNYAAQGNILAGEETVLAMGKTFERTKGPLAERLLKALQAGQAAGGDRRGQQSAALLVVKEGGGYGGYNDRYIDLRVDDHPQPIEELIRLYQLRQLYFEKPRPEKVAAMEGAVKEEVITELVRLGYLPEEKTEDSEALHQALTAYIHTENFEEREAGKGKIDLDVLAYMKQQPSPKAAD, from the coding sequence ATGAAACGCATTCCGAAAGACGTGGTCGCAACGTTTTCGATCGTCGCGTTCGATCCGGCGACCGGGGAGCTTGGCATTGCTGTCCAGTCGAAATTTTTAGGTGTTGGCGCGGTCGTGCCATGGGCGAAAGCAGGCGTCGGGGCGGTGGCGACGCAGTCGTACGCCAACACGTCGTACGGCTCGCGCGGCCTCGAGTGGATGGCCGAAGGAAAAACGGCGCAAGAAACGCTCGAACGGCTCATTGCCGATGACAGCGAGCGCGATTTGCGGCAAGTCGGCATCGTTGACGCCAAAGGCCGGGCGGCAACGTTCACCGGGAAAAAATGTTATCCGTGGGCCGGCGGCATCACCGGTCCGAACTATGCAGCCCAAGGCAACATTTTGGCTGGAGAGGAAACCGTGTTGGCGATGGGAAAAACGTTTGAACGGACGAAAGGCCCGCTCGCCGAACGGCTGTTAAAGGCGCTCCAAGCAGGCCAGGCGGCAGGAGGGGATCGCCGCGGCCAACAGTCGGCCGCCTTGCTTGTCGTAAAAGAAGGAGGGGGATACGGCGGCTACAATGACCGTTATATCGATTTGCGCGTCGATGACCATCCGCAACCGATCGAGGAGCTGATCCGCCTGTATCAATTGCGGCAGCTGTATTTCGAGAAGCCGCGGCCGGAGAAGGTGGCAGCGATGGAAGGAGCGGTCAAGGAGGAAGTTATCACCGAGCTGGTCCGCCTTGGCTATTTGCCGGAGGAAAAAACGGAGGACAGCGAGGCGCTCCACCAGGCGCTGACGGCGTATATACATACGGAAAACTTTGAAGAGCGCGAAGCGGGAAAAGGAAAGATCGACCTTGACGTGCTGGCGTATATGAAACAACAGCCGTCGCCAAAGGCGGCGGACTAA
- a CDS encoding YjcZ family sporulation protein, whose protein sequence is MPYGFYGWGGYGFGYPGYGGYGFGFVLIVVLFILLIIVGATWC, encoded by the coding sequence ATGCCATATGGCTTCTACGGCTGGGGCGGCTATGGCTTCGGTTATCCGGGTTACGGCGGTTACGGCTTCGGTTTCGTGTTGATCGTCGTCTTGTTTATTTTGCTCATTATCGTCGGGGCAACTTGGTGCTAA
- a CDS encoding YjcZ family sporulation protein has product MGAAYGGGFALIVVLFILLIIVGCACIGGWVY; this is encoded by the coding sequence ATGGGTGCAGCTTACGGCGGCGGGTTTGCGCTGATCGTCGTTCTGTTCATCTTGTTAATTATTGTCGGATGTGCATGTATTGGTGGTTGGGTGTATTAA
- the rarD gene encoding EamA family transporter RarD, which produces MGHLREEKQGILYTAASYLLWGVLPLYWKLLEARPALEILAHRIIWSFGFMVILLAATGRLTAWRQELRAMRRRPALAWGIAAAALLISANWFIYIWAVTHHHIVEASLGYYINPLVSVALGTAVLSERLSAGQWLAFFLAAAGVAVMAVEYGSFPWVALSLALSFGFYGLVKKLASVDSSVGLTLETMAVMPISAVYLLWLYNETPALVGAAAWWQWVLLAGAGPATAVPLLYFAKGAKRVSMTMLGFLQYIAPTISLLLGVFLFGEPFTKAHLYAFSCIWAALILFSIVQMRQAPERKKWKRNSLQA; this is translated from the coding sequence GTGGGGCATCTTCGTGAAGAAAAACAAGGGATCCTATATACGGCCGCCTCGTATTTGTTATGGGGGGTGCTGCCGCTCTATTGGAAGCTGCTTGAGGCGCGTCCGGCGCTTGAGATTTTGGCCCATCGCATCATTTGGTCGTTCGGCTTTATGGTTATTCTTTTGGCGGCGACTGGACGGCTCACTGCCTGGCGCCAAGAACTTAGGGCGATGCGCCGCCGGCCGGCGCTAGCGTGGGGGATTGCCGCCGCTGCGCTGCTCATTAGCGCCAACTGGTTTATTTACATATGGGCAGTGACCCATCACCATATCGTTGAAGCCAGCCTCGGCTATTACATCAACCCGCTTGTCAGTGTGGCGCTCGGGACGGCCGTATTGAGCGAACGGCTAAGCGCTGGACAATGGCTCGCCTTTTTTCTCGCTGCGGCCGGCGTGGCCGTGATGGCAGTGGAATACGGTTCATTTCCGTGGGTGGCTCTATCGCTCGCTTTGTCATTCGGATTTTACGGCTTAGTGAAAAAGTTGGCGAGCGTTGACTCATCCGTCGGTCTGACGTTGGAAACGATGGCGGTGATGCCGATTTCGGCCGTTTACTTATTATGGCTATATAACGAAACGCCGGCGCTCGTCGGGGCAGCGGCATGGTGGCAATGGGTGCTCCTTGCTGGGGCTGGGCCGGCCACCGCTGTGCCGCTTTTGTATTTTGCCAAAGGGGCAAAGCGCGTGTCGATGACAATGCTCGGCTTTTTGCAATACATTGCGCCGACGATCAGCCTTCTCCTTGGCGTTTTTTTGTTCGGTGAACCGTTCACGAAAGCCCATTTGTATGCATTCAGTTGCATTTGGGCGGCGTTGATCCTGTTTTCTATCGTACAAATGAGGCAGGCGCCGGAGCGAAAAAAGTGGAAGCGAAATTCGCTGCAAGCGTAA
- a CDS encoding YjcZ family sporulation protein produces MSGFVSNGYTLVIVLFILLIIVGCVCVGW; encoded by the coding sequence ATGAGCGGTTTTGTCAGCAACGGTTATACACTTGTGATCGTCTTGTTCATTTTATTGATTATTGTCGGTTGTGTTTGTGTCGGTTGGTAA
- a CDS encoding magnesium transporter CorA family protein, translated as MATNHSPRLLPKGTYERHAPAGGQSCWFHFTAAVKPDLERLLSSLSIHPLAQKRLIDGTDIPIVDEYEGCVFLSLFIIRPSGRTANVRLLAAQQHIISYMDEDDPFIGHVKERLLDHRNQALYPGYVLYHFLDLAAIRFLQVVDQIADRIQALERQVFATPFANEIGRDIYRMKTYLHELRQVAEAQEEAIKTIRHAELPYINAETNPYIDEVASRFARVPAALDAFKESLSAIFDLQLSLKSDHMNVIMKTLTLVSVIFLPMTFIAGVYGMNFTFMPELKWRYGYPLALLLMATVAALIALYFKRKGWWGETGTKEK; from the coding sequence ATGGCGACGAACCACTCTCCTCGTCTGCTGCCAAAAGGAACATATGAACGCCATGCGCCAGCGGGCGGCCAATCGTGCTGGTTTCATTTTACCGCCGCTGTCAAACCCGATTTGGAGCGGCTTCTCTCGTCCTTGTCGATTCACCCGCTCGCCCAAAAACGGCTGATCGACGGAACGGACATCCCAATCGTCGATGAGTACGAAGGATGCGTGTTCCTCTCCTTGTTTATCATCCGTCCGTCCGGTCGGACGGCAAACGTTCGCCTGCTCGCTGCACAACAGCATATCATCAGCTACATGGATGAGGATGACCCGTTCATCGGCCATGTGAAAGAGCGGCTGTTAGACCATCGCAATCAGGCGCTTTATCCCGGGTATGTGTTATATCATTTTCTAGACTTGGCCGCCATCCGCTTTTTGCAAGTCGTCGACCAAATTGCCGACCGCATTCAAGCGCTCGAACGGCAAGTATTTGCGACCCCGTTTGCCAATGAAATCGGACGTGATATTTACCGGATGAAAACGTATCTTCATGAGCTGAGGCAAGTCGCCGAAGCACAGGAAGAGGCGATCAAAACGATCCGCCATGCCGAGCTTCCGTACATTAACGCGGAAACGAACCCGTATATCGACGAGGTGGCATCCCGATTCGCCCGCGTGCCGGCAGCGCTCGATGCGTTTAAAGAATCGCTGTCCGCCATTTTTGATTTGCAGCTGTCGCTTAAGTCCGACCATATGAACGTTATTATGAAGACGTTAACATTAGTGAGCGTCATTTTTTTACCGATGACGTTTATTGCCGGCGTCTATGGCATGAATTTTACGTTCATGCCGGAGCTGAAATGGAGATACGGTTATCCGCTCGCGTTGCTCCTTATGGCTACTGTCGCCGCGCTTATCGCCCTCTATTTCAAACGAAAAGGCTGGTGGGGGGAGACGGGGACGAAAGAAAAATAG
- a CDS encoding cation diffusion facilitator family transporter codes for MVKHVEWKQRAEAGALLSIAVYLLLAAGKLLAGTAAGSDGVKADGWNNLSDVIASAAVYIGMKIAKKPRDRNHPYGHSRAENISSLVAAFLMMSIGIDVVITGIGTLLHGGKKAAPDWLAAAVALASTAVMLLIYAVNTRLARRTNSAALAAVAKDNLSDALVSAGAAIGIVGARLEWPWLDPLAALIIGAIICKTAWEVFMETAHTLTDGFDERKLAVYREEIAAVGGVRDVADIKARTLGNDIVLEVTIRVDSRLTVAKSHEIADEVERLMKKRHNIRATHVHVEPEARVDRQG; via the coding sequence TTGGTGAAGCATGTGGAATGGAAACAACGGGCTGAGGCCGGCGCGCTGTTAAGCATCGCTGTTTATCTTCTGCTGGCGGCCGGCAAACTTCTCGCCGGGACGGCGGCTGGATCGGACGGAGTGAAGGCGGACGGCTGGAACAATTTGAGCGATGTGATCGCTTCAGCGGCCGTCTATATCGGCATGAAAATCGCCAAAAAACCGCGCGACCGCAATCATCCGTACGGACATTCGCGGGCGGAGAACATCTCGTCGCTTGTAGCTGCCTTTTTGATGATGTCGATCGGCATTGATGTTGTCATCACCGGCATAGGTACGCTTCTTCATGGTGGAAAGAAGGCTGCCCCTGATTGGCTGGCGGCGGCGGTCGCCCTCGCCTCGACAGCAGTCATGCTCCTTATTTACGCGGTCAATACCCGGTTGGCGCGGCGGACGAACAGTGCCGCGCTCGCCGCCGTGGCGAAAGACAACTTATCGGATGCCCTTGTCAGCGCTGGAGCGGCGATCGGCATCGTCGGGGCGCGGCTCGAGTGGCCATGGCTTGACCCGCTGGCGGCGCTCATCATCGGCGCGATCATTTGCAAAACGGCATGGGAAGTTTTTATGGAAACGGCGCACACGTTGACCGACGGTTTTGATGAAAGGAAGCTCGCCGTTTACCGCGAAGAAATCGCTGCGGTGGGCGGTGTGCGTGATGTTGCCGACATTAAGGCGCGCACGTTAGGCAACGATATTGTGCTTGAAGTGACGATCCGCGTCGATTCGCGCTTAACAGTGGCGAAAAGTCATGAAATCGCCGACGAAGTCGAACGGCTGATGAAAAAACGGCATAACATCCGGGCGACGCACGTCCATGTCGAGCCGGAAGCGCGTGTGGATCGGCAAGGGTAG
- a CDS encoding class I SAM-dependent methyltransferase codes for MTSYLDWLAEMGIDGAHPGGFELTKNILRKLHIDRSSSVLDVGCGTGQTAAYIAGQYGADVTAIDLHPTMIAKAKQRFAAMAVPVRLHRASVEALPFPVETFDLALSESVLSFVSLPKALAEIRRVLKKGGTFIGIEACHERLTAAAQQRIAAFYGFRQLMTPAEWKGTLEQSGFCCRHFSYTAAAEAPIQGAPLIIAFPSTPEMANMWQTHQQLTAQFGDRLGYCVFWCET; via the coding sequence ATGACTTCGTATTTGGACTGGTTGGCGGAAATGGGGATCGACGGCGCCCATCCAGGCGGCTTTGAGTTAACAAAAAATATATTACGTAAACTTCATATTGACCGTTCATCCTCGGTGCTTGACGTCGGCTGCGGAACGGGACAGACCGCAGCGTATATTGCCGGGCAGTACGGGGCGGATGTGACGGCGATCGATCTCCATCCAACAATGATCGCTAAAGCGAAGCAGCGCTTTGCCGCCATGGCTGTTCCGGTTCGTCTGCACCGCGCTTCGGTCGAAGCGCTGCCGTTTCCCGTAGAAACGTTTGACCTCGCGCTTTCCGAGTCGGTGCTCTCCTTCGTTTCACTGCCGAAAGCGCTCGCCGAAATTCGCCGGGTGCTCAAAAAAGGCGGCACGTTCATCGGCATCGAAGCATGCCATGAGCGGTTAACCGCCGCCGCGCAGCAGCGAATCGCCGCCTTTTATGGCTTCCGGCAGCTGATGACACCGGCCGAGTGGAAAGGGACGCTTGAACAAAGCGGATTCTGCTGCCGCCATTTTTCCTACACAGCCGCGGCGGAAGCGCCGATCCAAGGGGCGCCGCTCATCATCGCCTTTCCTTCGACGCCGGAGATGGCCAATATGTGGCAGACGCATCAACAGCTGACGGCGCAATTCGGCGACCGGCTCGGCTATTGCGTCTTTTGGTGCGAAACATAA
- a CDS encoding D-alanyl-D-alanine carboxypeptidase family protein, protein MKQRWQAAMLACLLLAGCQTGESGDRSPAGPSGQPPESAVQPGGGEAGKTDDRPVDPDLQLEEKYWNVIKVQNGQKVIMNPDNILVLVNKEQSLPPGYKPADLVVPRVPFSFDDPKAEKRHMRAEAAAALEEMFAAARRDGIELVAVSAYRSYERQQVIFAEEVRQKGEEKAVQVVAHPGQSEHQTGLAVDISSRSAGYQLTEAFGATKEGQWVAAHAHEYGFIIRYPKGKEAVTGYKYEPWHLRYVGRKAAAVIKERGLTLEEYFQTVKKV, encoded by the coding sequence ATGAAGCAGCGATGGCAAGCGGCAATGCTGGCGTGCCTATTGCTCGCCGGCTGCCAAACAGGAGAAAGCGGCGACCGCAGCCCAGCCGGCCCATCCGGGCAGCCTCCGGAAAGCGCGGTGCAGCCCGGAGGCGGTGAAGCGGGCAAAACAGACGACCGTCCGGTTGACCCCGACTTGCAGCTTGAGGAGAAATATTGGAACGTCATCAAGGTGCAAAATGGGCAAAAAGTGATCATGAATCCGGACAACATTTTAGTGCTCGTCAATAAAGAACAGTCGCTTCCGCCCGGCTATAAGCCGGCCGACTTAGTCGTGCCGCGCGTGCCGTTTTCTTTTGATGACCCGAAGGCAGAAAAGCGGCATATGCGGGCTGAGGCGGCTGCGGCGCTTGAAGAGATGTTTGCCGCTGCCCGCCGCGACGGCATTGAGCTTGTGGCCGTCTCTGCTTATCGGTCGTATGAGCGGCAACAAGTGATTTTTGCCGAAGAAGTGCGGCAAAAAGGGGAAGAAAAAGCCGTTCAAGTGGTCGCTCATCCGGGGCAAAGCGAGCACCAAACCGGGCTTGCGGTCGACATTAGCAGCCGCTCGGCCGGCTATCAGCTGACGGAGGCGTTCGGAGCGACAAAAGAAGGGCAATGGGTTGCCGCCCATGCGCACGAGTACGGGTTCATCATCCGCTACCCGAAAGGAAAGGAAGCGGTGACCGGATACAAGTATGAGCCGTGGCACCTTCGCTATGTCGGACGGAAGGCGGCCGCAGTGATCAAAGAGCGCGGCTTGACGCTTGAAGAATATTTTCAAACAGTAAAAAAAGTGTAA
- the deoD gene encoding purine-nucleoside phosphorylase translates to MSVHIGAKPGEIAERILLPGDPLRAKYIAETFLEGAACYNEVRGMLGFTGTYKGHRISVQGTGMGVPSISIYVNELIRSYGVKTLIRVGTCGAIQPDVRVRDVILAMSASTDSNMNRLIFRGRDYAPTADFHLLRTAYDVGVEKGLALKVGNVFTADLFYNDEPNWETWTRYGVLAVEMETAALYTLAAKFGCRALSVLTVSDHIVTGEETTAEERQTTFNEMIEVALEAAIRSGV, encoded by the coding sequence TTGAGCGTACATATCGGAGCAAAACCAGGGGAGATTGCCGAGCGCATTTTGCTGCCGGGCGATCCGCTGCGTGCCAAATATATTGCTGAGACGTTTTTAGAAGGAGCAGCATGCTACAACGAAGTGCGCGGCATGCTTGGTTTTACCGGAACGTATAAAGGGCACCGCATTTCCGTACAAGGAACCGGGATGGGTGTGCCATCCATTTCAATTTATGTCAATGAATTAATTCGAAGTTATGGAGTAAAGACGCTCATCCGTGTCGGAACGTGTGGAGCGATTCAGCCGGATGTGCGCGTGCGCGACGTCATTTTGGCGATGAGCGCATCGACGGATTCGAACATGAACCGGCTCATTTTCCGCGGCCGCGATTACGCGCCGACGGCTGATTTCCACTTGCTGCGGACGGCGTATGACGTTGGCGTGGAAAAAGGGCTGGCGCTCAAAGTCGGCAACGTCTTTACGGCAGATCTGTTTTATAACGATGAGCCGAACTGGGAAACGTGGACTCGCTACGGCGTGTTGGCTGTCGAAATGGAAACGGCGGCGCTCTATACGCTGGCGGCGAAATTCGGCTGCCGGGCGTTGTCTGTGCTGACCGTGAGCGATCATATTGTCACCGGGGAAGAGACGACGGCCGAAGAACGGCAAACGACGTTTAACGAGATGATCGAAGTGGCGCTTGAAGCGGCGATCCGCAGCGGTGTGTAA
- a CDS encoding DUF2515 domain-containing protein, producing the protein MPTRLLALLRRPLQYAYRSFLYRHPVRLADADLLRRMMTARLSSSPPRQLSAEEAAIVDAIRQKTAEHNRNNVTRTAAYLAFFERHLEMHWAFLAHLVSRNGGWNMTDLRGGLLPLLLPKETVAPLFLFLERANALIFHDAYPQLLLYEESKRQGAPLFHLLPFFSVSSFMKPLWEHFWETGDAALLTVALIINEQQYIQLRVIEHPFFRARVLSSWPFIAEQWLGFNDVLIPLARGRSGPLVGTTVRDFADVYHRIHIGKTLYSLLLFDPRLFRRAYRFARCVPHSGSRADYWPQTFAATYDGRRLYSPRLEAAWPDLAHSFGDRRDWFTDDKIMRALETLPLPASGEMTDRYKRHLAMMKAAAIAAAKPAGVSPRLEHHKNDEGYSSSASISSSIMHFSSK; encoded by the coding sequence ATGCCGACTCGTCTGCTCGCCTTATTGCGCCGCCCGCTCCAATACGCGTACCGCTCTTTTTTATACCGCCACCCGGTTCGCCTCGCCGATGCCGACTTGCTCCGCCGCATGATGACCGCCCGTCTTTCCTCTTCGCCGCCTAGGCAACTCAGTGCCGAGGAAGCAGCCATCGTCGACGCCATCCGGCAGAAAACAGCGGAACATAACCGCAACAACGTCACGCGTACGGCGGCCTATTTGGCGTTTTTCGAGCGCCACTTGGAAATGCACTGGGCGTTTTTGGCTCACCTCGTCTCGCGTAACGGTGGCTGGAACATGACCGACTTGCGCGGCGGCCTCCTCCCGTTGTTGTTGCCAAAAGAAACGGTCGCACCGCTCTTTTTGTTTTTGGAGCGAGCCAATGCGCTCATTTTTCACGACGCTTATCCGCAGCTTTTGTTGTATGAGGAAAGCAAGCGTCAAGGAGCGCCGCTGTTTCATTTGCTGCCGTTTTTCTCCGTCTCTTCGTTTATGAAGCCGCTTTGGGAACATTTTTGGGAAACGGGCGACGCCGCGCTGCTTACCGTCGCCTTAATTATTAACGAACAGCAGTACATCCAGCTTCGCGTCATTGAACACCCGTTTTTCCGCGCCCGCGTGCTGTCGAGCTGGCCGTTTATCGCCGAGCAATGGCTCGGGTTCAATGATGTGCTCATCCCTCTAGCCCGCGGCCGCAGCGGCCCTTTAGTTGGAACGACTGTGCGCGATTTTGCTGATGTTTATCACCGCATTCACATCGGCAAAACGCTGTACAGTTTGCTGCTGTTTGACCCGCGCCTGTTTCGCCGCGCCTACCGCTTTGCCCGCTGCGTTCCCCATAGCGGCTCGCGCGCCGACTATTGGCCGCAAACGTTTGCCGCAACATATGATGGACGCCGCCTGTACAGTCCTCGTCTCGAGGCCGCCTGGCCGGATCTTGCGCACTCTTTTGGCGACCGGCGCGACTGGTTCACTGATGACAAGATCATGCGGGCGCTTGAAACGCTTCCGCTGCCGGCCTCGGGCGAAATGACAGACCGTTACAAGCGGCATTTGGCCATGATGAAAGCGGCCGCCATCGCGGCGGCCAAGCCGGCGGGCGTCTCCCCCCGCCTCGAACATCATAAAAACGACGAGGGTTACTCGTCGTCGGCATCAATTTCTTCATCGATAATGCATTTTTCTAGCAAATAG
- a CDS encoding YozD family protein, with the protein MKEIEVIIDTEEIAEFFYQELIRRGFVPTQEELEELADITFDYLLEKCIIDEEIDADDE; encoded by the coding sequence GTGAAGGAAATTGAAGTGATTATTGATACGGAGGAAATCGCCGAGTTTTTTTACCAAGAACTCATTCGCCGCGGCTTTGTGCCGACGCAGGAGGAGCTTGAGGAGCTCGCTGATATTACGTTTGACTATTTGCTAGAAAAATGCATTATCGATGAAGAAATTGATGCCGACGACGAGTAA
- a CDS encoding YozE family protein yields the protein MARSFYRYLLRFRHGREEDPVVRFANGAYDDHSFPKGSADYEELSGYLELHGDYLESMVIFDELWEQFLHEA from the coding sequence ATGGCAAGATCGTTTTACCGCTATTTATTGCGCTTCCGCCACGGGCGTGAAGAAGACCCAGTCGTGCGGTTTGCGAACGGGGCGTATGACGACCACAGCTTTCCGAAAGGATCGGCGGATTATGAAGAATTAAGCGGCTATTTGGAGTTACACGGCGACTATTTGGAAAGCATGGTCATTTTTGATGAACTGTGGGAGCAGTTTTTGCACGAAGCGTAA